Part of the Patescibacteria group bacterium genome is shown below.
GGTGAACGACCCTTTGGTTCTCGCCACTTCTTCCGGTGTGCCTTTGGCAATAATTTTTCCTCCTCCCTCTCCGCCGAGTGGCCCACAATCAATCAGATAATCGGCGCACTTAACAACATCGAGGTTATGCTCAATCACAATTACAGTATTGCCGTGATCTACCAGTTTTTGCAAAATTTCCACGAGCTTCCTGACGTCTTCATAATGAAGTCCCACCGTTGGCTCATCCAAAATATAAATAGTTTTCTCAACGTGTTGTCGGTAGAGCTCGGAAGAAATTTTGACACGCTGAGCCTCGCCGCCCGAAAGCGTTGTAGCTGACTGGCCAAGTTCCAAGTATCCGAGCCCGACCTCTTCAAGTGATTTAAGTCGATCATAGATGGCCGGAATATCTTCGAAAAATTTCAAAGCCTGTTCGATGTTCATGCCGAGCACCTGATAAATATTTTTTTTCTTGTAAGTCACCTCGAGTGTTTCCTTCATGAAGCGTTTACCTTCGCACACTTCGCAGGGCACATACACCGTGGGTAAAAAGTGCATTTCGACAGCGATTTCTCCGTTACCTTGGCAAGCCTCACATCGTCCCCCCTTCACGTTGAAGGAAAAACGATTGGCCTTCCAGCCTCGCACCTTTGCTTCGGGTGATTCCGCAAACAGTTCGCGAATAAACGTAAACGCGCCTGTATAGGTTGCTGGATTTGATCGCGGTGTACGGCCAATGGGACTTTGGTCGATCAAAATTGTGCGAGAAAGATATTCTGTACCAGTAAAACTCGAGCAATTAAAAATTTCGGCGGTTCGATAGCGTCGTTCGAGCCTCGCTTGTAAATTTTTAAACAAAATTTCGTAGACAAAGGAAGATTTTCCAGAACCAGAAACTCCAGTCACCGCTACAAGTCGGCCAAGTGGAATGTCGGCGTTGAGACCTTTAATGTTAAAAATATTGCCATTGCGAATACGCAAAGTTCCGGCTTCGTTATCACGCCTTTTTTCAGGAACAGGAATTTTTTTATCTCCACGCAAATAATCCAAGGTTAAAGATTTCGAATCGTTTTTCTTAGCGCCAAGCAAGTCTTCAATGTAACCGGAAACAACAACTTTTCCACCGTGAACGCCAGCGCCCGGGCCAATATCTATTAAATAGTCAGACGAAAGAATAGTTTCTTCGTCGTGTTCAACAACAAGAATAGTATTCCCGATATCGCGCAGGTGAAGCAAAGTTTTAATAAGTTTGTCGTTATCCTTTGAGTGAAGTCCAATGGTTGGTTCATCCAAAACATACAAAGCACCAACCAAACCAGAACCGAGCTGTGAGGCCAGTCTGATACGTTGCGCTTCACCACCCGAAAGCGTATGTGCACGACGATCAAGCGACATGTATTCGATCCCAACATTGATCATGAAATCCAAGCGTGACTCGATTTCTTTCAACAGCACTTTGGCGATTTCCTTATCTTTCGCTGAGAGTTTTAATTTTTCAAAAAATTCTCGGGCGTTTTTGATGGAGAGTGCTACAAGTTCAACGATATTGAGGCCACCATTTTTATGAGAACCACCGAAATAGACATGGAGTGCTTCTTCACGTAATCTCGCCCCATTACATTTCGGACAAACTTCATCGCCAAAAAAATGTCGCGTACCCAAACCGTTACATTCAGGACAGGCTCCGTATGGTGAATTAAAAGAGAAAAGGCGAGGTTCAATTTCTGGATAGGAAAAACCATCGTACGGACACATAAATTTAGCAGAAATCAATCTCTCCTCTGTTGGAGTTTGAATTTTAAGTAAGCCTTTAGATTCTTGTAACGCTCGTTCAACTGACTCGCTCAATCTTTCAGGGACGCCATTTTTCTTATCGGTGAGTTCAGTAACAAAAAACTCATCGACTAACACATCGATGTCGTGTTTTTTATTTTTTGAAATAATTATTTGTTCGCGCAGTTTCTTAATTTCGCCGTCAACTTTTACCGTGCTGTAGCCTTTGCCTAGTAAATCGTACAACAGCTGGTAGTACTCGCCTTTTCGGCCTACCACGAGCGGAGCAAAAATTTTCACCTTCAGAGTGTTTATTGGAACACCCATAACAACTTTTTCGGAACCTTTGCTGTTTAAATCTCTCACGGTGTCCAAAATAGTTTCAATAATTTCTTCGTGAGAAAGTTTTTTGATTGGTCGATCACACAAAAGACAGTGCGGCACGCCGGTGCGAGCAAATAGAATTCTTAAATAGTCGTAAATTTCAGTAATGGTCGCCACGGTTGAACGCGGATTGTTTGACCGAGATTTTTGATCAATGGAAATAGCTGGCGAAAGTCCCTGGATCTCATCGACATCAGGCTTTTGCATTTGGCGCAAAAATTGGCGGGCGTAAGAGGAAAGAGATTCAACGTATCGCCTTTGACCTTCGGCAAAAATGGTATCAAACGCCAAGGATGATTTTCCTGAGCCTGAAAGACCGGTAAAAACCACCATCTTATTACGAGGCATTTCAACCGTAATGTTTTTGAGGTTGTGCGTCCGCGCTCCTTTTACAATTATTTTTTCTAATTCGCTGGAGTTTTTATTCATATGTTTTTACGAATACAGACCCCACGGCAGGCCGTAGGGTGAGTGACTAAATTACTATACCAGAAAAGTTTGGAAAAAAGAAATGGGGGGCAATTTACAAAGCGAGTTGGATTTTTTTGCCCTTCAAAAAATACGTAGCGATTACACCAATCAGAAAGACAATAGCATACACAGGGTAAATTCCAATGTAACTTTCGATAGGCAGCAACGTACAACTTGCGAACAGAAGTAAAATCGCAGCTTTGTAATATTTTTTAAAATTTTCATCGAGCGCAAGATACACCCCAATTAAAGTAAAAACTGACGCTGACATCCCCATGATTGGTTCAGTGCTCGTGGGAGAAAGAAAATAATATAATAACGAACCACCAATACCAGCGAAAATATAGATGAGAAATAAACGTAGACCTCCAAATTTCTTTTCAATGAATGCCCCTACCAAGAAAAAACAAATGAGATTAAAAAGTAAGCGTAAGAAGTTTCTTTCTAAAAAGAGTGCGGTAATAAAGGGAAAGATTGTGCCCTTCTCCTTAAACAGAGCGGGTGTAAAACCAAGATTTAAATAAAATCTATCTTCTTTGGAGTGACAGCGGTTAATGACATCACTTGAAAACAAACATGTGTCATCAACAATCCTCACATTGTGGCAGAAAAAAGTGCTGTCTGGGGCGCACACTTTCCCTAAAAAATAAGGAACATAAGACACGCATTGTGGAAATTCGTCATCAAGACATTGGTTAAAATCTACAGGTTTGGCTGCTCTATCAAGAGGTTGATACTGCGTAAGAGCGAAAGAAGCGATCATAACTAAGCTAATAGCTATGGTCGCTTTGGGAACTGGATTTATTTTAAAATCTATACTCATTTTTCAGAAACGCACACTAGCAATAATACTAATTTCAATGATAATTCTACCACAAAGCCGCCGCGCCGAGTCGGAGAGGCGCGGCGGCTTTTCTTAAACTATTTTTTATTTTTTCTATTCATTTTCGGAAGTGCCTTTGCAGAAATCTCTTTTTTAAATTCCGGTTCCGGTTTTCCCTCAAGCGCAATCAACCTCTGAAGTTCGGCAATCTCATCTCGAAGCAGCGCTGCGGTTTCAAAGTCCAAAATTTTTACTGCCGAATTCATCTGACGATCTTTTTCTTTTATGAGTTTCTCACGATTTTTTGGGGCCACGGCCATATCCATCGCCACCAACATCCGAACCGTTTTCTTATGCAAATCAAGTTCTTCCGTAATGTCGTGAATTTTTTTGGTAATAGTCTTTGGAGTAATGCCGTGCTTGGTGTTGTACGCAACCTGAAGAGTACGACGGCGATTAGTTTCTCCGATGGCTCGCTCCATAGAACCGGTCAGCCGATCCGCGTACAAAATCACTCGCCCTCTGATATTTCGAGCGGCGCGACCGATAGTTTGAATGAGCGCGGTTTCGGATCGCAAAAATCCCTCCTTGTCCGCATCAAGAATTCCAATGAAAGCCAGCTCAGGCAAGTCCAGTCCTTCACGCAGGAGGTTAATACCAACTAAACAATCAAATTCACCTTTTCTAAACCGAGTCAAAATTTCTATTCGTTCAATGGTTTTAATATCACTATGAAGATACTCCGACTTAATTCCCTTCTCCTTCAAAAACACACTCAAATCCTCCGCCATTTTTTTGGTCAGCGTGGTCGCAATGACTCGTTCACCGCTTTTGATTACTTTTTCCGCTTCAGCAATAAAATCGTAGATCTGACCCTTGTAATTGGCTTTCTCAAGAATTGGTCGAATAATAATTTCAGGATCAATAAGTCCCGTGGGTCGAATAACTTGCTCGACTACCTGACCAAGTTTTTCCGAACCGTTAGTCAAATTACTTTTTTCAATTTCATACTTGCCCGGAGTGGCCGACGTATACAAAACCTGCCCCACACGTTTTTCAAATTCCTCAAACTTCAGTGGACGATTGTCTCGCGCGCTTGGTAATCTAAAACCATGCTCCACCAAAGTATCCTTGCGAGATTTGTCTCCCGCGTACATTCCACCAATTTGTGACACCGTAATATGTGACTCGTCGATAATCGTCAAAAAATCTGCCGTGCCGTCGGGTTTTTTAGGAAAATATGAAAGTAAGGTATCGGGCGCTTCACCCGGGAGTTTGCCAGAAAAATGTCTTGAATAATTTTCGATTCCGTTGCAATACCCGACTTCTTTAATCATGGCTAAATCATACTTCGTTCGACGTTTGATTCTCTCGGCTTCCAAAAGTTTTTTCTCTTTTTCGAATTTTTTCAACTGATCCTTGAGCTCGCTCTGAATGGTCTGTATGGCCTTAGCGCGATCTTCTTCAGCAGAAATAAAGTGTTTGGCTGGAAAAATAAAAACCGATTCGGGCTCACTGCGAATCTGCCGAGTGGTTGCATCTACCTCAACAATTCGAGCAATAATTCCATCTTCAAATTCAATCCGGTAAATTACTCGTTCACTTACGGGCATTACCTCTACCACATCGCCAAGTGCGCGAAATTGTCCAGGAGAAAGATCAAGCGTCGTGCGTTCGTAATGAACTTTAATCAAGGCGCGCATCAAGTCACCTCGAACAAGCTCCTGACCTTTCGACAATTTCATATTCACTTTTTGATATTCTTCTGGTGAACCCAATCCGTAAATACAGGAAACCGAAGCCACAATAATGACATCTCGGCGGCTCAGGAGTGCTTGAGTTGAAGCGTGTCGCAGACGATCAATCTCCTCGTTGATCACCGCTTCTTTTTCAATATAGGTATCAGTCACCGGCATGTACGCTTCCGGCTGGTAGTAATCGTAATAAGAAACGAAATAGTGAACGGCGTTGTCGGGAAAAAATTCTCGATATTCTTGAGCAAGCTGGG
Proteins encoded:
- the uvrA gene encoding excinuclease ABC subunit UvrA, with the protein product MNKNSSELEKIIVKGARTHNLKNITVEMPRNKMVVFTGLSGSGKSSLAFDTIFAEGQRRYVESLSSYARQFLRQMQKPDVDEIQGLSPAISIDQKSRSNNPRSTVATITEIYDYLRILFARTGVPHCLLCDRPIKKLSHEEIIETILDTVRDLNSKGSEKVVMGVPINTLKVKIFAPLVVGRKGEYYQLLYDLLGKGYSTVKVDGEIKKLREQIIISKNKKHDIDVLVDEFFVTELTDKKNGVPERLSESVERALQESKGLLKIQTPTEERLISAKFMCPYDGFSYPEIEPRLFSFNSPYGACPECNGLGTRHFFGDEVCPKCNGARLREEALHVYFGGSHKNGGLNIVELVALSIKNAREFFEKLKLSAKDKEIAKVLLKEIESRLDFMINVGIEYMSLDRRAHTLSGGEAQRIRLASQLGSGLVGALYVLDEPTIGLHSKDNDKLIKTLLHLRDIGNTILVVEHDEETILSSDYLIDIGPGAGVHGGKVVVSGYIEDLLGAKKNDSKSLTLDYLRGDKKIPVPEKRRDNEAGTLRIRNGNIFNIKGLNADIPLGRLVAVTGVSGSGKSSFVYEILFKNLQARLERRYRTAEIFNCSSFTGTEYLSRTILIDQSPIGRTPRSNPATYTGAFTFIRELFAESPEAKVRGWKANRFSFNVKGGRCEACQGNGEIAVEMHFLPTVYVPCEVCEGKRFMKETLEVTYKKKNIYQVLGMNIEQALKFFEDIPAIYDRLKSLEEVGLGYLELGQSATTLSGGEAQRVKISSELYRQHVEKTIYILDEPTVGLHYEDVRKLVEILQKLVDHGNTVIVIEHNLDVVKCADYLIDCGPLGGEGGGKIIAKGTPEEVARTKGSFTGEYLKKIL
- a CDS encoding rhomboid family intramembrane serine protease, encoding MIASFALTQYQPLDRAAKPVDFNQCLDDEFPQCVSYVPYFLGKVCAPDSTFFCHNVRIVDDTCLFSSDVINRCHSKEDRFYLNLGFTPALFKEKGTIFPFITALFLERNFLRLLFNLICFFLVGAFIEKKFGGLRLFLIYIFAGIGGSLLYYFLSPTSTEPIMGMSASVFTLIGVYLALDENFKKYYKAAILLLFASCTLLPIESYIGIYPVYAIVFLIGVIATYFLKGKKIQLAL
- the uvrB gene encoding excinuclease ABC subunit UvrB, encoding MEGRFKIKSQFEPAGDQPKAISALVDGMKKGYQHQTLLGVTGSGKTFTAANVIQAVQKPTLVIAHNKTLAAQLAQEYREFFPDNAVHYFVSYYDYYQPEAYMPVTDTYIEKEAVINEEIDRLRHASTQALLSRRDVIIVASVSCIYGLGSPEEYQKVNMKLSKGQELVRGDLMRALIKVHYERTTLDLSPGQFRALGDVVEVMPVSERVIYRIEFEDGIIARIVEVDATTRQIRSEPESVFIFPAKHFISAEEDRAKAIQTIQSELKDQLKKFEKEKKLLEAERIKRRTKYDLAMIKEVGYCNGIENYSRHFSGKLPGEAPDTLLSYFPKKPDGTADFLTIIDESHITVSQIGGMYAGDKSRKDTLVEHGFRLPSARDNRPLKFEEFEKRVGQVLYTSATPGKYEIEKSNLTNGSEKLGQVVEQVIRPTGLIDPEIIIRPILEKANYKGQIYDFIAEAEKVIKSGERVIATTLTKKMAEDLSVFLKEKGIKSEYLHSDIKTIERIEILTRFRKGEFDCLVGINLLREGLDLPELAFIGILDADKEGFLRSETALIQTIGRAARNIRGRVILYADRLTGSMERAIGETNRRRTLQVAYNTKHGITPKTITKKIHDITEELDLHKKTVRMLVAMDMAVAPKNREKLIKEKDRQMNSAVKILDFETAALLRDEIAELQRLIALEGKPEPEFKKEISAKALPKMNRKNKK